One Pseudomonas abieticivorans genomic region harbors:
- a CDS encoding Leu/Phe/Val dehydrogenase: MFALMQSTRTHSLHLAVDPDTGLRAVIAIHDCQAGPAIGGCRYLAYPDDESAMVDAIRLAQGMSYKAALAGLPFGGGKAVIIRSPHVENRAALFEAFGRFIEQLDGRYITAIDSGTSMIDMDCVAQQTRHVTSTSAAGDPSTHAALGVFAGIRATSVARLGSDNLEGLRIAVQGLGNVGYAVAEQLHAAGAELLVSDLDPGKVQRAMEQLGAHPIAAEALLSTPCDIFAPCGLGSILNGQSVAQLRCAAVAGSANNQLTSLQVADQLEKRGILYAPDYVINSGGLIYVALKHQGAELGTITAHLKNIGTRLTEVFAHAQAEKRSPARVAEALAEKLIYP; encoded by the coding sequence ATGTTCGCTCTCATGCAAAGTACCCGCACCCATTCGCTGCATCTTGCCGTCGACCCCGATACCGGTTTGCGCGCAGTGATCGCGATCCATGACTGCCAAGCCGGCCCGGCCATTGGCGGCTGTCGTTACCTGGCCTACCCGGACGACGAAAGCGCCATGGTCGATGCCATTCGCCTGGCCCAGGGCATGAGCTACAAGGCCGCCTTGGCCGGGCTGCCGTTTGGTGGCGGCAAGGCGGTGATCATCCGCAGCCCGCACGTCGAAAACCGCGCGGCGTTGTTCGAGGCCTTCGGGCGTTTCATCGAGCAACTCGACGGGCGCTACATCACCGCCATCGACAGCGGCACCTCCATGATCGACATGGACTGCGTTGCCCAGCAAACCCGTCACGTCACCAGCACCAGCGCCGCGGGCGACCCGTCTACCCATGCGGCCCTGGGCGTGTTCGCCGGCATTCGCGCAACATCGGTGGCGCGCCTTGGCAGCGACAACCTGGAAGGGTTGCGCATTGCCGTGCAAGGCCTGGGCAACGTCGGCTATGCGGTGGCTGAACAGCTGCATGCCGCCGGCGCCGAGCTGTTGGTCAGCGACTTGGACCCTGGCAAGGTGCAACGGGCCATGGAGCAACTGGGTGCGCACCCCATCGCCGCCGAAGCGCTGCTCAGCACCCCTTGCGACATCTTTGCACCCTGCGGGCTGGGCTCGATTCTCAATGGCCAGAGCGTCGCGCAATTGCGTTGCGCGGCGGTGGCCGGCAGCGCCAATAACCAGCTCACCAGCCTGCAGGTGGCCGATCAGTTGGAGAAACGCGGCATTCTGTATGCGCCCGACTACGTGATCAATTCCGGTGGGCTGATCTACGTTGCCCTCAAGCATCAGGGCGCAGAGCTTGGCACCATCACCGCGCACCTGAAAAACATCGGCACGCGGCTCACCGAGGTGTTTGCCCATGCCCAGGCTGAAAAGCGCTCGCCGGCGCGGGTGGCCGAGGCGCTGGCCGAGAAGCTGATTTACCCGTAA
- a CDS encoding SirB1 family protein has translation MSPRQACLNCLERSPPALFEAALWIAAEHDVKVDPAHLLASLHELQVQVSAGLPMLPVNELAQPLLRRLSHLGYQQDEYHPIRAQAALLDKVLERKRGQPLALSLIALEIARRLAIPLIGVNFPGHFLLRVPGADHQLDPCGGRRLYLPDCRDLLGRQFGPQMLLTADHLQEASPRQMLQRLSRNLRQLHATHDDPIAALRDAERVMELGSANTSDYLARASLYQHLDCPQAERFDLEHALMLSDDPLQKLRLTQRLSQLPPRPSSVH, from the coding sequence ATGAGCCCACGCCAAGCCTGCCTTAACTGTCTGGAACGCAGCCCGCCAGCGTTGTTCGAGGCTGCGCTGTGGATCGCGGCCGAGCATGACGTAAAGGTCGACCCCGCCCACCTACTGGCCTCCCTGCACGAGCTGCAGGTTCAGGTAAGTGCCGGGCTGCCCATGCTGCCCGTCAACGAACTGGCCCAGCCACTGCTGCGCAGGCTCAGCCACCTAGGCTACCAGCAGGACGAATACCACCCCATCCGTGCCCAAGCGGCGTTGCTGGACAAAGTGCTGGAGCGCAAGCGCGGGCAACCGCTGGCGCTGTCGCTGATCGCCCTGGAAATTGCCCGGCGCCTGGCAATCCCGCTGATCGGCGTGAACTTCCCCGGGCATTTCCTGCTGCGCGTGCCCGGCGCCGACCACCAACTGGACCCATGCGGCGGCCGCAGGCTTTACCTGCCCGACTGCCGGGACTTGCTGGGCCGCCAGTTCGGCCCACAGATGCTGCTCACAGCCGACCATTTGCAAGAAGCCAGCCCCCGGCAGATGCTGCAGCGCCTGTCACGCAACCTAAGGCAACTGCACGCCACCCATGATGACCCCATCGCGGCCTTAAGGGATGCCGAACGGGTCATGGAACTGGGCTCGGCCAACACCAGTGATTACTTGGCACGCGCCAGCCTGTACCAACATCTGGACTGCCCCCAGGCCGAACGTTTTGACCTGGAGCATGCGCTGATGCTCAGCGACGACCCCCTGCAAAAACTTCGCCTGACCCAACGTTTGAGCCAACTGCCACCCCGGCCGTCGTCGGTGCACTGA
- the maiA gene encoding maleylacetoacetate isomerase codes for MKLYTYYRSTSSYRVRIALALKGLSVQAVPINLLKGQQRQPDYLALNPQGRVPMLELDSGERLLQSPAIIEYLEECYPTPTLLVGDPLQRARARGVAALIGCDVHPLHNVSVLNRLREGGASDTQVAEWISHWISQGLAAVESMIGDQGYCLGALPGLADVYLIPQVYAAERFNVSLAAYPRIARVAALAAQHPAFIQAHPSRQVDTP; via the coding sequence ATGAAGCTCTACACCTATTACCGGTCTACCTCGTCGTATCGAGTGCGCATTGCCTTGGCCTTGAAAGGGCTGAGCGTGCAGGCGGTGCCGATCAACCTGCTTAAAGGCCAGCAACGCCAGCCGGACTACCTGGCACTCAACCCGCAAGGGCGCGTGCCTATGCTGGAGCTCGACAGTGGTGAGCGGCTGCTGCAGTCGCCGGCGATCATCGAGTATTTGGAGGAGTGCTATCCCACGCCCACGCTGCTGGTCGGCGATCCGTTGCAGCGCGCTCGCGCCCGCGGCGTGGCCGCGTTGATCGGCTGCGACGTGCACCCGCTGCACAATGTCAGCGTGCTCAACCGGCTACGCGAAGGCGGCGCCAGCGATACCCAAGTGGCCGAATGGATTAGCCATTGGATCAGCCAAGGCTTGGCGGCGGTCGAGTCGATGATTGGCGATCAGGGCTACTGCCTGGGTGCGTTGCCGGGGCTGGCCGATGTTTACCTGATACCTCAGGTGTATGCCGCCGAACGGTTCAATGTTTCGCTGGCGGCCTACCCGCGCATCGCCCGGGTGGCGGCCTTGGCGGCGCAGCATCCGGCCTTTATCCAGGCGCACCCGTCACGGCAAGTGGATACGCCCTGA
- the fahA gene encoding fumarylacetoacetase, with amino-acid sequence MNQPANLRSWVSDANQHADFPLHNLPLGIFSQGGSPRRAGVAIGYSIVDLHAALAAGLFSGAAQTAVQATADGTLNGLFALGRGPRVALRNRLLELLGEGSGERDAVARCLLPMADCTLHVPAKIGDYTDFYVGIEHAKNVGKLFRPDNPLLPNYKYVPIGYHGRASTVRASGTEVRRPRGQTLPAGHSEPSFGPCARLDFELELGVWIGPGNAMGEAIAIDQADEHVAGFCLLNDWSARDVQAWEYQPLGPFLSKSFITTVSPWVVTAEALAPFRCAQAARPEGDPRPLPYLWDARDQAEGALDIELEVLLLTAQMRERHLPAERLALSNSQNMYWTVAQMVAHHSVNGCQLQPGDLFGTGTLSGAQPGQFGSLLEITQGGKEPINLASGEVRRFLEDGDEIILRARCRGMGQSSIGFGECRGVVVAAR; translated from the coding sequence ATGAATCAGCCTGCCAACCTGCGCAGTTGGGTCAGCGACGCCAACCAGCACGCGGATTTTCCCTTGCACAACTTGCCGCTGGGGATCTTCAGCCAGGGTGGTTCGCCGCGCCGCGCGGGCGTTGCCATCGGTTATTCGATTGTCGACTTGCACGCGGCCCTGGCCGCAGGTTTATTCAGCGGTGCAGCGCAGACGGCCGTGCAGGCCACGGCCGACGGCACGCTCAATGGCCTGTTTGCGTTGGGCCGCGGGCCACGGGTGGCCCTGCGCAATCGCCTGTTGGAGCTGTTGGGCGAAGGCAGCGGCGAGCGCGATGCGGTGGCCCGCTGCCTGTTGCCCATGGCCGACTGCACACTGCATGTGCCGGCGAAAATCGGCGACTACACCGACTTCTACGTGGGCATCGAGCACGCGAAGAATGTCGGCAAGTTGTTCCGGCCCGACAACCCGCTGCTGCCCAACTACAAATACGTGCCCATCGGTTACCACGGCCGCGCGTCCACCGTGCGCGCCTCGGGCACCGAGGTGCGCCGGCCGCGGGGCCAAACCCTGCCGGCCGGCCACAGCGAGCCAAGCTTTGGCCCCTGCGCGCGGCTGGACTTCGAGCTTGAGCTGGGCGTGTGGATCGGCCCGGGCAATGCCATGGGTGAGGCGATTGCCATCGACCAGGCCGACGAACATGTCGCCGGCTTCTGCCTGCTCAACGACTGGTCGGCGCGCGATGTGCAGGCTTGGGAATACCAACCGCTGGGGCCCTTTTTGTCCAAGAGCTTCATTACCACGGTTTCGCCCTGGGTGGTCACGGCCGAGGCCTTGGCGCCGTTCCGTTGCGCCCAGGCCGCGCGCCCTGAAGGTGACCCGCGGCCACTGCCGTACCTGTGGGACGCCCGCGACCAGGCCGAAGGCGCCTTGGACATAGAGCTGGAGGTACTGCTGCTGACAGCGCAGATGCGCGAGCGCCACCTGCCGGCCGAGCGCCTGGCCTTGAGCAACAGCCAGAACATGTACTGGACCGTGGCACAAATGGTCGCGCACCACAGCGTCAACGGCTGCCAGTTGCAGCCTGGCGACCTGTTCGGCACGGGCACCTTGTCCGGCGCCCAGCCGGGCCAGTTCGGCAGCTTGCTGGAAATCACTCAAGGCGGCAAAGAGCCGATCAACCTGGCCAGCGGCGAGGTGCGGCGCTTTCTGGAAGATGGTGACGAAATCATCCTGCGCGCCCGTTGCCGTGGCATGGGGCAATCCTCCATCGGCTTCGGTGAATGCCGCGGCGTGGTGGTCGCGGCACGTTAA
- the hmgA gene encoding homogentisate 1,2-dioxygenase, with translation MCPEMSTPALRYQSGFGNQFSSEALPGALPEGQNSPQKVPYGLYAEQFSGTAFTVARSEARRTWLYRIRPSALHPRFERLGRQLCGGPLGEVTPNRLRWNPLPLPSGTVDFLDGWVAMAANAAADKPAGVSLYTYAANASMQRVFYNADGELLLVPEHGRLRIATELGTLELGPLEIAVLPRGLKFRVQLLDATARGYIAENHGAPLRLPDLGPIGSNGLANPRDFRSPVACYEEQPMPTQLVQKFLGELWGCQLQHSPLDVVAWHGNNVPYTYDLRRFNTLGTVSFDHPDPSIFTVLTSPTSVHGLANLDFVIFPPRWMVAENTFRPPWFHRNLMNEFMGLIQGNYDAKAEGFVPGGASLHSCMSAHGPDASTCAQAIAAELAPAKIDNTMAFMFETSQVLRPTRHALDCPQLQTDYDACWASLPSTFNPNRRYP, from the coding sequence ATGTGCCCCGAGATGTCCACGCCGGCCCTGCGCTACCAAAGCGGCTTTGGCAACCAGTTCAGCAGTGAAGCACTGCCGGGCGCCTTGCCCGAAGGGCAGAACTCCCCACAAAAAGTCCCTTATGGCCTGTACGCCGAGCAGTTCTCCGGCACGGCTTTCACGGTGGCGCGCAGCGAAGCGCGGCGCACCTGGCTCTACCGCATCCGCCCCTCGGCATTGCACCCGCGGTTCGAGCGCCTGGGGCGCCAGTTATGCGGTGGCCCGCTGGGCGAGGTCACGCCCAATCGGTTGCGCTGGAACCCTTTGCCGTTACCCAGCGGCACGGTCGATTTCCTCGATGGGTGGGTGGCGATGGCGGCCAACGCTGCGGCCGATAAGCCGGCTGGCGTCAGCCTGTACACCTACGCCGCTAACGCCTCCATGCAGCGGGTGTTCTACAACGCCGACGGTGAGTTGCTGCTGGTGCCTGAGCATGGCCGGCTGCGCATCGCCACCGAGTTGGGCACCCTTGAACTCGGGCCACTGGAGATCGCCGTGTTGCCGCGCGGCCTTAAGTTTCGCGTGCAATTGCTCGACGCCACGGCGCGCGGCTACATCGCCGAGAACCACGGTGCGCCCCTGCGCTTGCCTGACCTGGGTCCCATCGGCAGCAATGGCCTGGCCAACCCTCGGGACTTTCGCAGCCCGGTGGCCTGTTACGAAGAGCAGCCAATGCCAACGCAGTTGGTGCAGAAGTTTCTGGGTGAACTGTGGGGCTGCCAGCTGCAACATTCGCCGCTGGACGTGGTGGCCTGGCACGGCAACAACGTGCCCTACACCTATGACCTGCGCCGCTTCAATACCCTGGGCACGGTTAGCTTCGACCATCCCGACCCGTCGATTTTCACCGTGCTGACCTCGCCGACCAGCGTGCATGGCCTGGCTAACCTGGACTTCGTTATTTTTCCGCCACGCTGGATGGTCGCGGAAAATACCTTCCGCCCGCCGTGGTTCCACCGCAACCTGATGAACGAGTTCATGGGCCTGATTCAGGGCAATTACGACGCCAAGGCTGAAGGGTTCGTGCCCGGTGGTGCGTCCTTGCACAGTTGCATGAGCGCCCATGGCCCGGACGCCTCCACTTGCGCCCAAGCCATTGCGGCCGAACTGGCCCCGGCCAAGATCGACAACACCATGGCCTTCATGTTCGAGACCAGCCAAGTGCTGAGGCCTACCCGCCACGCCCTCGATTGCCCGCAACTGCAAACTGATTACGACGCGTGCTGGGCCTCGTTGCCCAGTACCTTCAACCCGAACCGGAGATACCCATGA
- a CDS encoding IclR family transcriptional regulator → MEKPSPAPESANKQKVRSAEVGTDILKALAQLSPSTSLSRLAEHVQMPASKVHRYLQALIASGFAEQNPATNHYGLGREALRVGLAALGSMDVLKVAAMPLSDLRDELNETCFLAVWGNRGPTVVQIEPAVRAVTVVTQMGSVLPLLSSSTGLVFGAFLPARETVEFIREERSDPAVQDPTQLFQQIREQGLHHVHGLLLPGVDALSAPVFDAMGKVVAVLTVVGPTSMFHADEHGPAAKSLLAASRAVSWRMGYQG, encoded by the coding sequence ATGGAAAAACCCAGCCCTGCCCCCGAAAGCGCCAACAAGCAGAAAGTACGTTCGGCCGAGGTGGGCACCGACATCCTCAAGGCCCTGGCGCAGTTGTCGCCCAGCACCTCGCTGTCGCGCCTGGCCGAGCACGTGCAAATGCCTGCCAGCAAGGTACACCGGTATTTGCAGGCGTTGATCGCCAGCGGTTTCGCCGAGCAAAATCCGGCCACCAACCATTACGGGTTGGGCCGCGAAGCCTTGCGGGTGGGTTTGGCAGCGCTGGGCAGCATGGACGTACTGAAGGTGGCGGCGATGCCGCTGTCGGACTTGCGCGACGAACTCAACGAGACCTGCTTTTTGGCCGTATGGGGCAACCGTGGGCCCACCGTGGTACAGATCGAGCCTGCGGTACGCGCGGTCACGGTGGTGACGCAAATGGGCTCGGTGTTGCCGTTGCTCAGTTCGTCCACCGGCTTGGTGTTTGGTGCATTTCTACCCGCCAGGGAAACCGTCGAATTTATTCGCGAAGAGCGCAGTGACCCGGCCGTGCAAGACCCTACGCAGCTCTTCCAGCAGATCCGTGAACAAGGCTTGCACCATGTTCACGGCTTGCTGCTACCCGGTGTCGACGCGCTGTCGGCCCCGGTGTTCGATGCCATGGGCAAGGTGGTCGCGGTGCTGACGGTGGTCGGCCCCACCTCGATGTTCCATGCCGATGAACACGGCCCGGCGGCCAAAAGCCTATTGGCGGCCAGTCGAGCGGTGAGTTGGCGCATGGGGTATCAGGGCTGA
- a CDS encoding SDR family oxidoreductase encodes MSESIRFEDKVVVVTGAGGGLGRAHALLFAQHGARVVVNDLGGSSQGEGANASAADRVVAEIREAGGTAVANHDSVTDGDKIIQNALDAFGRVDVVVNNAGILRDKSFHKMDDSDWDLVYRVHVEGAFKVSRAAWPHLREQNFGRIIFTASTSGIYGNFGQSNYGMAKLGLYGLTRTLAIEGRKHNILVNAIAPTGGTRMTEGLIPAEVFAKLKPELVSPLVVYLGSEGCEDTGGLYEVGGGWMGKVRWERSLGVGFNPDQALSVEAVADHWAQIGDFDGAVHPRDNIEALNEMMQNLRRY; translated from the coding sequence ATGAGTGAGTCGATCCGTTTCGAAGATAAAGTGGTCGTTGTCACGGGGGCCGGCGGCGGTCTGGGCCGTGCCCACGCGCTGCTGTTCGCGCAGCACGGTGCCCGCGTGGTGGTCAACGACCTGGGCGGCTCCAGCCAAGGCGAAGGCGCCAATGCCTCGGCGGCCGACCGTGTGGTGGCCGAAATTCGTGAAGCCGGCGGCACGGCGGTGGCCAACCACGACTCGGTGACCGATGGCGACAAGATCATCCAGAACGCGTTGGATGCGTTCGGCCGGGTTGACGTGGTGGTCAACAACGCGGGCATCCTGCGTGACAAGAGCTTCCACAAGATGGACGACAGCGACTGGGACCTGGTGTACCGGGTGCACGTCGAGGGTGCGTTCAAAGTCAGCCGCGCCGCGTGGCCACACCTGCGCGAGCAGAACTTCGGGCGCATCATCTTTACCGCCTCTACCTCGGGTATCTACGGCAACTTTGGCCAATCCAACTACGGCATGGCCAAGCTGGGGCTGTATGGCCTGACACGCACCCTGGCGATCGAGGGGCGCAAGCACAACATTCTGGTTAACGCCATTGCGCCCACCGGTGGCACGCGCATGACCGAAGGGCTGATCCCCGCCGAAGTGTTCGCCAAGCTGAAACCTGAATTGGTCAGCCCGCTGGTGGTGTACTTGGGCAGCGAAGGTTGTGAAGACACCGGCGGCTTGTACGAAGTGGGCGGCGGCTGGATGGGTAAGGTACGCTGGGAGCGCAGCCTGGGCGTGGGCTTCAACCCTGATCAGGCGCTGTCGGTTGAAGCGGTGGCGGATCATTGGGCGCAGATTGGCGATTTCGATGGCGCGGTACACCCGCGGGATAATATCGAGGCGCTCAACGAGATGATGCAGAACTTGCGCCGGTATTAA
- a CDS encoding alpha/beta fold hydrolase, giving the protein MPLAEIPLSVWRTRAQTFNFNNHRIHFWSAGQGEPLLLLHGFPNASWDWHYLWQPLMQRYRVIACDMLGFGDSAKPLDHDYSLQEQADLQQALLQHLGIRQPVHVLAHDYGDSVAQELLARHHEGRASIASCVFLNGGLFPEAHRTVFIQKMLLSPLGWLVGRAFSRDTLVKNVTQIYGPDTRPSESQIDDGWSLIDAQGGTRVLHKLIAYIPERILWRERWVTAMQQAGVPMRFINGAVDPVCGAHMLERYRELIDNADTVLLPTIGHYPQTEAPVQVLKHYLAFRGQLQPSRRILVGV; this is encoded by the coding sequence ATGCCGCTTGCCGAGATTCCATTGAGTGTCTGGCGAACCCGTGCGCAGACCTTCAATTTTAACAATCACCGCATTCACTTCTGGAGCGCCGGCCAAGGCGAGCCGTTGTTGCTGCTGCATGGTTTTCCCAATGCCAGCTGGGATTGGCACTACCTGTGGCAACCATTGATGCAGCGCTACCGGGTGATCGCCTGCGACATGCTCGGGTTTGGCGATTCGGCCAAACCCCTGGACCATGACTATAGCTTGCAAGAGCAGGCCGACCTGCAGCAGGCCCTGCTGCAACACTTGGGTATCCGGCAGCCGGTGCACGTGTTGGCGCATGATTACGGTGACAGCGTCGCCCAGGAGTTGCTGGCCCGCCACCACGAAGGCCGCGCCAGCATTGCCAGTTGCGTGTTCCTCAACGGCGGGTTGTTTCCCGAGGCGCATCGCACAGTGTTCATCCAGAAAATGTTGCTCAGCCCGCTGGGCTGGCTGGTGGGGCGTGCGTTCAGCCGCGATACGCTGGTCAAGAATGTCACCCAGATTTATGGCCCCGATACCCGGCCCAGTGAAAGCCAGATCGATGACGGTTGGAGCCTGATCGACGCGCAAGGTGGCACGCGGGTATTGCACAAGCTGATCGCCTACATCCCCGAGCGAATTCTTTGGCGTGAACGCTGGGTGACGGCCATGCAGCAGGCCGGCGTGCCCATGCGCTTTATCAACGGTGCCGTCGACCCCGTGTGCGGCGCGCACATGTTGGAACGCTACCGCGAGCTGATCGACAACGCCGACACGGTGCTGCTGCCCACTATCGGCCATTACCCGCAGACCGAGGCACCCGTGCAGGTGCTCAAGCACTACCTGGCCTTCCGTGGTCAATTGCAGCCAAGCCGACGAATACTGGTCGGAGTGTGA
- a CDS encoding flavodoxin has translation MKVAILSGSVYGTAEEVARHAQSLFKAAGLEAWHDPRATLADVQKFAPQAFLAVTSTTGMGELPDNMMPLFSEIRDVLPAAWRGLPGAVIGLGDSSYGDTYCGGGEQLRELFAELGVREVQPMLRLDASETVTPETDAEPWLAGFISHLKG, from the coding sequence ATGAAAGTTGCCATCCTCTCCGGTTCTGTCTACGGGACCGCCGAAGAAGTTGCCCGCCACGCACAATCGCTGTTCAAGGCTGCAGGTTTGGAGGCGTGGCACGACCCGCGCGCGACCCTTGCCGATGTGCAGAAGTTTGCCCCGCAGGCATTCTTGGCCGTGACCTCGACCACCGGCATGGGCGAACTGCCAGACAACATGATGCCGCTGTTTTCCGAGATTCGTGACGTGCTCCCCGCCGCGTGGCGCGGCCTGCCGGGGGCGGTGATTGGCCTCGGGGATTCGAGCTACGGCGATACCTATTGCGGTGGCGGTGAGCAGTTGCGCGAATTGTTTGCCGAACTGGGCGTGCGTGAAGTACAGCCGATGTTGCGCCTGGACGCCAGCGAGACCGTCACCCCGGAGACCGATGCCGAACCATGGCTTGCAGGCTTCATCAGCCATCTCAAGGGGTAA
- a CDS encoding PAS domain-containing protein: MINAKLLQHVIDASNDGIVVAEQEGDDTILIYVNPAFERLTGYSSHETLYQDCRFLQNGTRDEDALRAIRQAIDNGLPSRTILKNFRKDGTPFWNELSITPVHNETHQLTYFIGVQKDVTEEVQCRERLALLELELAETRAQLQALKADRRS; encoded by the coding sequence ATGATCAACGCCAAACTCTTGCAACACGTCATTGACGCCTCCAATGACGGCATCGTGGTCGCCGAACAGGAAGGCGACGACACCATCCTGATCTACGTGAACCCTGCCTTCGAGCGGCTGACCGGCTACAGCTCCCACGAGACGCTGTACCAGGACTGCCGGTTCCTGCAGAACGGCACGCGCGATGAGGACGCCTTGCGGGCAATCCGCCAGGCGATCGATAACGGCCTGCCCAGCCGCACCATCCTGAAGAACTTTCGCAAGGACGGCACGCCGTTCTGGAACGAGCTCTCGATCACCCCGGTGCACAACGAAACGCATCAGCTGACGTATTTCATCGGCGTGCAGAAGGATGTGACAGAAGAAGTGCAATGTCGCGAGCGCCTCGCGTTGCTGGAACTGGAGTTGGCCGAAACGCGTGCGCAGTTGCAAGCGCTCAAAGCTGACCGACGGTCGTAA
- a CDS encoding MerR family transcriptional regulator, with the protein MTQTDYDALGGGELAREDLFPIREVSRLTGINPVTLRAWERRYGLVQPTRTESGHRLYSQADIDEVRSILGWIERGVAVSKVGKILAKAQTAKAREGERDSAVLLSEHGEWQAQLGRAVRQFDETRLEQIYGQVFSSYPMAVVFQDILMPVWQQALLQVDQFGQLSEWLFLDNFLRARTLQRLQMTRGQGQDARVLLAAMPGKCRELELLVAGLLLGSDEVAVHVLAMGQPLEELSLVCDRMQPHGVVLFSSYPPKPDFARQVLKLSMGLGCPLMVAGEASELAHDSLVNTDVACLGNDGRLMQRRLQQCLAGRLDT; encoded by the coding sequence ATGACCCAGACTGATTACGACGCCCTCGGTGGCGGTGAGCTTGCCCGCGAAGACCTCTTTCCAATCCGTGAAGTGTCCCGCCTGACCGGCATCAACCCCGTGACCCTGCGTGCCTGGGAGCGCCGTTATGGGCTGGTGCAGCCCACGCGCACCGAGAGTGGGCACCGGCTCTACTCCCAGGCCGACATCGACGAGGTGCGCAGTATCCTGGGTTGGATCGAGCGAGGCGTGGCGGTGAGCAAGGTCGGCAAGATCCTCGCCAAGGCCCAGACGGCCAAGGCACGTGAGGGCGAGCGCGACAGCGCGGTGCTGCTCAGTGAGCACGGCGAGTGGCAGGCGCAGTTGGGCCGCGCCGTGCGCCAGTTCGACGAAACCCGCCTGGAGCAGATCTACGGCCAGGTATTTTCCAGCTACCCCATGGCGGTGGTGTTCCAGGACATTCTGATGCCGGTGTGGCAACAGGCGTTGCTGCAGGTCGATCAGTTCGGCCAACTGAGCGAATGGCTGTTCCTCGATAATTTCCTGCGCGCCCGTACCTTGCAACGGCTGCAAATGACCCGCGGCCAAGGCCAGGATGCTCGGGTGCTGCTGGCCGCGATGCCTGGCAAGTGCCGCGAGTTGGAATTGCTGGTGGCGGGCCTGCTGTTGGGCAGCGATGAAGTGGCCGTGCACGTTCTGGCCATGGGCCAACCGCTGGAAGAGTTGAGCCTGGTGTGCGACAGGATGCAGCCCCACGGGGTGGTACTGTTTTCCAGTTACCCGCCCAAACCGGATTTTGCCCGCCAGGTGCTCAAGCTGAGCATGGGCCTGGGCTGCCCGTTGATGGTGGCGGGCGAGGCATCGGAACTGGCGCACGACAGCCTGGTCAATACCGACGTGGCTTGCCTGGGCAATGATGGGCGGTTGATGCAGCGGCGCTTGCAGCAATGCCTGGCAGGGCGCTTGGATACCTGA
- a CDS encoding antibiotic biosynthesis monooxygenase produces MSTSPVTLMVARRVADGRYQDLMTWLREGEQLATDFPGYLGSGVLAPPPDDDEFQIIFRFADETTLHAWEHCASRSAWLSRGSGLFAQPHEHRVSGIDGWFGDTGHPQRPPRWKQTVAIWLAFFPVSLLFNFVLGPLLGELGLLSRIFYSTLALTPLMVFFFIPLSTRLLHNWLHAAPARPLRPATH; encoded by the coding sequence ATGTCTACCTCACCCGTCACCCTGATGGTTGCGCGTCGCGTGGCCGATGGCCGTTACCAGGACCTCATGACCTGGCTGCGTGAAGGCGAACAACTCGCCACCGACTTCCCCGGCTACCTGGGTTCTGGCGTGCTGGCCCCGCCGCCCGACGACGATGAATTCCAGATCATCTTCCGCTTTGCTGACGAAACCACCCTGCACGCCTGGGAGCACTGCGCCTCGCGCAGCGCCTGGCTGAGCCGCGGCAGCGGCCTGTTCGCCCAGCCCCACGAGCATCGGGTAAGCGGCATCGACGGCTGGTTCGGCGACACCGGCCACCCGCAACGGCCGCCGCGCTGGAAACAGACGGTGGCCATCTGGCTGGCTTTTTTTCCGGTATCGTTGCTATTTAACTTCGTGCTCGGCCCATTGCTGGGCGAACTGGGTTTGTTGAGCCGGATCTTCTACAGCACCCTGGCCCTGACGCCGTTGATGGTGTTTTTCTTTATCCCGCTGTCGACAAGGTTGCTGCACAACTGGCTACACGCCGCCCCAGCCAGGCCTTTGCGCCCGGCCACTCACTGA